In Paenibacillus hexagrammi, the following are encoded in one genomic region:
- a CDS encoding AAA family ATPase, producing the protein MRIISIHVEGFGVLRERTLYTNGPLTLFYGANEAGKSTLMGFVRAVLFGFPARSSRAERYEPQGGGAHGGWLTLENEQGQQIRVERYDAPAAGGRRASSGRVLVTLPDGTTGGEELLSTLLGGLSADLFRSLFAFGLTELQELRTLQTEELSGYLYSAGLGVSGSAIMDAQRKLAAQAESLYKPRGRNQEINVLLRELEGLEQALRRSRDQAADYDRLQEERRSAEERIAAAERQLEALRAEQRWLDLAGKARSGWIRLKRIGQELAALPQPGGFPEQASARLDALEAEQERIQSELARAAVKQRALQEELAGLDIRPELLAHATALNALLEQLPVYDEQLRTAAQLDVELEHLQEKVGSMLKHIDAEWTMQMLEAFPVSISLRNKSVPFKEGCSSCP; encoded by the coding sequence ATGAGAATCATCTCCATCCATGTGGAAGGCTTCGGTGTCCTCCGGGAGAGGACACTGTATACGAACGGCCCGCTTACGCTGTTCTACGGCGCCAACGAAGCGGGCAAAAGCACGCTCATGGGCTTCGTGCGTGCCGTGCTGTTCGGCTTCCCGGCGAGGTCGAGCCGGGCCGAGCGCTATGAGCCGCAGGGCGGAGGCGCCCACGGCGGCTGGCTGACCCTGGAGAACGAGCAGGGTCAGCAGATCCGCGTCGAACGGTACGACGCGCCGGCCGCAGGCGGCAGACGCGCCTCGTCCGGGCGCGTTCTAGTTACGCTCCCCGACGGTACGACCGGGGGAGAAGAGCTGCTCAGCACGCTGCTGGGCGGCCTCTCGGCCGACCTCTTCCGCAGCTTGTTCGCCTTCGGGCTGACGGAGCTGCAGGAGCTTCGCACTCTGCAGACGGAAGAGCTGAGCGGCTATCTGTACAGCGCCGGTCTTGGCGTAAGCGGCTCCGCGATCATGGACGCGCAGCGGAAGCTGGCGGCGCAGGCGGAGAGCCTGTACAAGCCCCGCGGTCGCAATCAGGAGATCAATGTTCTCCTGAGGGAGCTTGAGGGGCTGGAGCAGGCGCTGCGCCGCAGCCGGGACCAGGCAGCCGACTATGATCGGCTGCAGGAGGAACGCCGCTCGGCGGAGGAGCGCATCGCTGCCGCTGAGCGGCAGCTGGAGGCGCTGCGCGCCGAGCAGCGCTGGCTGGACCTGGCCGGGAAGGCTCGAAGCGGATGGATCCGCTTGAAGAGAATCGGCCAGGAGCTTGCGGCGCTGCCGCAGCCCGGCGGCTTCCCGGAGCAAGCGTCCGCGAGGCTGGATGCGCTCGAAGCGGAGCAGGAGCGCATCCAGAGCGAGCTGGCGCGCGCAGCCGTGAAGCAGCGCGCGCTGCAGGAAGAGCTGGCCGGCCTCGATATCCGGCCGGAGCTCTTGGCGCATGCGACAGCGCTGAATGCGCTGCTGGAGCAGCTCCCGGTCTATGATGAACAGCTGCGAACAGCTGCTCAATTGGACGTGGAGCTGGAGCATCTGCAAGAGAAAGTGGGCAGCATGCTGAAGCATATCGATGCGGAGTGGACGATGCAGATGTTGGAAGCATTTCCCGTTTCGATTTCACTTAGGAACAAATCCGTTCCTTTCAAGGAAGGCTGCAGCAGCTGTCCATGA
- a CDS encoding metallophosphoesterase family protein: MKRLRFLHAADLHLDSPFKGMNQIPATVRERVRESTFEALSLLVNLAIQERVDFIVISGDVYDLADRSLRAQIRFQKALRHLAEEGIPAYIVHGNHDPEDGRAAKLQWPAAVHFFACDRVETAEVVKPGRGVIAHIHGISYATAAVTENLAQRFRAKAEDICQIGLLHTNVDGDASHDNYAPCSKSDLLAAGMHYWALGHVHTREVLNESPAIVYPGNLQGRSIRETGPRGCYIVDIQEDGRAELTFHALDQVRWFRESLSVAGMQTEQELKDRLGELLERVRAEADGRDAVVRIVLEGRGPVHGLLRRGRALDELTAELREDEAERSRFVWIESIEDRTGRGARSTCAEAAEELSWRSAAPF; encoded by the coding sequence ATGAAGAGATTGCGGTTTCTGCATGCCGCCGATCTGCATCTGGATAGCCCGTTCAAAGGTATGAACCAGATTCCCGCAACCGTTCGCGAGCGTGTGCGGGAATCTACTTTTGAGGCTTTAAGCCTACTTGTGAACTTAGCTATTCAAGAGCGGGTCGATTTTATCGTAATAAGCGGGGATGTGTACGATCTGGCGGATCGTTCCCTTCGCGCTCAAATTCGATTTCAAAAAGCATTGCGTCATCTGGCGGAGGAAGGAATTCCCGCTTATATCGTTCATGGCAATCATGACCCCGAGGATGGACGCGCAGCGAAGCTACAATGGCCGGCTGCCGTCCATTTTTTTGCATGCGACCGGGTAGAAACCGCCGAGGTGGTAAAGCCGGGCCGCGGCGTCATTGCTCACATTCACGGCATCTCCTATGCAACTGCTGCGGTTACCGAGAATTTGGCGCAGCGCTTCCGTGCAAAGGCAGAGGACATCTGCCAGATTGGACTGCTTCATACCAATGTCGATGGCGATGCTTCACATGACAATTATGCGCCCTGCAGCAAATCCGATCTGCTCGCAGCCGGGATGCATTACTGGGCGCTTGGTCATGTACATACCCGCGAAGTGCTGAATGAAAGTCCGGCCATCGTATACCCGGGCAATCTTCAAGGGCGCAGCATTCGCGAAACCGGCCCTCGCGGCTGCTACATCGTGGACATACAGGAAGACGGTCGAGCGGAGCTCACCTTTCACGCGCTGGACCAAGTGCGTTGGTTCCGAGAGTCTTTGTCCGTCGCGGGTATGCAGACGGAGCAAGAACTTAAGGACCGGCTCGGGGAGCTCCTCGAGCGGGTAAGGGCGGAAGCGGACGGCCGTGACGCCGTCGTTCGCATCGTGCTGGAAGGCCGTGGTCCCGTGCACGGCCTGCTGCGAAGGGGGCGGGCGCTGGACGAGCTGACCGCCGAGCTGCGGGAGGACGAAGCGGAGCGCAGCCGCTTCGTCTGGATTGAATCAATCGAGGACCGCACAGGGCGGGGAGCTCGATCTACATGCGCTGAGGCAGCAGAAGAGCTTTCTTGGCGATCTGCTGCGCCTTTCTGA